In Nitrospira sp., a genomic segment contains:
- a CDS encoding PAS domain S-box protein, which produces MRQRVSLQSLVTLSVLAVGMVSGTVGLAYAYWHARQSLQITVGITFQEIARQSADKAALLLAREVEWVERLAALPDLRASMEGVELPERTARQVERWREAQQGYFHSLAIVRADGQLVGGRWSESSREFYGRQPWWLTVVQEGHSWAGPLTVDGEGHGYWEVAVPIGERGGPVRGTLKVVIGTDHILSSILGSRLGRTGHMMLLDEQGLILACSALAPNLHTPLPAPVTQSGTEGAAARWAQVDRDSHGGQGSIIGMAPVVLSSHVVQAPAWSILVQQDPAETFEPLVALLGKLSAFWIGTSAFIVWLRWRLGQRIVRPLGTLIQRVNRMADGETPATPPSWVPGQLCGIEEIDRLAASFDDLARRLELASQAKEQYVRRLEQANVDLATSEEHYRLLWDHSVDTKILVDPLGVIQAMNGRGEATLGRPVSMLRHRPVIDLVHKAEQSRLRAQLNRVLESGTEVGAGVMRVPVPEGELTMEINCVPVTKAGRIESIMVQLRDLTEQKTLEQQLLRSERLASLSQFASMFAHDIRNPLAGIKKTLEWLSGRPEMAQDLPRRCLEDLRFTTDLLLGMINDMLDVYQEHYSGLPLSRSPVATGLLLHETLRLFRFEAEAQGVRFAVRHPSGEAWVWGDGRRLQRVLINLLHNALKYSPPEGTITITLQVEEPPRASVMGSGKPPPGALVTMCIEDEGPGIAVDDVPHVFEMFFRKKDGQDYRIGRGLGLHFCRLVVEAHGGRITAGNRRAGGAVFTVALPVRQEEACLSPS; this is translated from the coding sequence ATGCGCCAGCGGGTCAGTCTCCAGAGTTTAGTGACCCTTTCAGTGCTCGCCGTGGGAATGGTCTCCGGCACAGTAGGCCTCGCCTATGCTTACTGGCACGCCAGGCAATCCCTGCAGATCACCGTCGGGATCACCTTCCAGGAAATCGCTCGCCAAAGTGCCGACAAGGCTGCCTTATTGCTCGCCAGAGAAGTTGAATGGGTGGAACGGCTTGCCGCGCTTCCCGATCTTCGTGCCTCCATGGAAGGCGTCGAACTGCCTGAGCGGACTGCGAGGCAGGTTGAGCGGTGGCGAGAAGCGCAGCAAGGCTACTTTCATTCCCTGGCCATTGTGCGGGCGGATGGGCAACTGGTCGGAGGCCGGTGGAGTGAGTCTTCCCGAGAGTTTTACGGCAGGCAGCCTTGGTGGTTGACAGTGGTACAGGAGGGACACTCGTGGGCGGGACCTCTCACGGTCGATGGAGAGGGACATGGCTATTGGGAAGTTGCGGTCCCGATCGGCGAGCGGGGTGGGCCGGTCCGTGGAACCCTGAAGGTCGTCATTGGGACGGATCACATCCTATCGTCGATCCTGGGAAGCCGACTCGGTCGAACAGGCCACATGATGCTGCTGGATGAGCAAGGCCTGATCCTGGCCTGCTCCGCGCTCGCACCTAACCTCCATACGCCGCTCCCGGCGCCTGTCACGCAGTCGGGAACCGAGGGCGCCGCTGCCCGATGGGCTCAGGTCGATCGCGACAGTCACGGTGGGCAGGGGAGCATCATTGGCATGGCCCCTGTCGTGTTGTCATCGCATGTGGTGCAGGCGCCGGCTTGGTCCATCCTCGTGCAGCAGGATCCGGCGGAGACCTTTGAGCCATTGGTTGCCCTGCTTGGAAAACTCAGTGCGTTCTGGATCGGGACGAGTGCGTTTATTGTCTGGTTGCGCTGGCGGCTGGGGCAGCGAATTGTGCGTCCTCTTGGGACTCTGATTCAGCGCGTCAATCGGATGGCCGATGGTGAAACCCCTGCCACGCCTCCGTCGTGGGTGCCTGGACAACTGTGCGGCATTGAAGAGATCGATCGACTGGCCGCGAGTTTCGATGATCTGGCGCGACGCTTGGAATTGGCGTCACAAGCGAAGGAGCAATATGTGCGACGACTCGAGCAAGCCAATGTCGATCTGGCCACATCCGAGGAACACTATCGGCTGCTCTGGGATCACTCGGTCGATACTAAAATTCTGGTCGATCCCCTCGGGGTGATCCAGGCCATGAATGGACGTGGCGAGGCGACGCTCGGGCGGCCAGTGTCGATGCTGCGTCATCGTCCGGTTATCGACCTCGTGCATAAGGCCGAGCAAAGCCGTCTCCGGGCTCAGCTGAATCGGGTGCTTGAAAGCGGGACGGAGGTCGGGGCCGGCGTGATGCGCGTGCCGGTGCCCGAAGGGGAACTGACGATGGAGATCAACTGCGTGCCGGTCACGAAAGCCGGCCGTATCGAATCCATCATGGTGCAACTCCGTGATCTGACGGAGCAGAAAACACTTGAACAGCAATTGCTCCGATCGGAACGACTCGCGTCGTTGAGCCAATTTGCCTCCATGTTTGCGCACGACATTCGAAATCCACTGGCCGGGATCAAGAAAACGCTGGAATGGCTCAGCGGGCGTCCGGAGATGGCGCAGGACCTGCCTCGACGCTGCCTGGAGGATTTGCGATTCACGACTGATTTGCTCCTCGGCATGATCAACGACATGTTGGATGTCTATCAGGAACATTATTCCGGACTTCCGTTGAGCCGGTCACCGGTGGCTACCGGTCTGCTTCTGCACGAGACGTTGCGGCTCTTTCGTTTCGAGGCTGAAGCGCAGGGTGTACGATTTGCGGTACGTCACCCATCGGGCGAAGCGTGGGTCTGGGGAGACGGGCGACGGCTGCAACGGGTGCTGATCAACTTGCTGCACAACGCCCTCAAGTACTCGCCGCCGGAGGGCACTATCACCATTACTCTGCAGGTGGAAGAGCCGCCGAGGGCGAGTGTCATGGGATCCGGTAAGCCGCCTCCCGGAGCACTGGTGACGATGTGTATTGAAGATGAAGGGCCGGGAATTGCGGTGGATGATGTGCCGCATGTGTTCGAGATGTTCTTCCGGAAGAAGGACGGACAGGACTATCGGATCGGCCGCGGCCTCGGACTGCATTTTTGTCGCCTCGTGGTCGAGGCCCATGGCGGGCGCATCACGGCCGGCAATCGTCGCGCAGGTGGAGCTGTCTTTACGGTTGCCTTGCCGGTCAGACAGGAGGAGGCATGCCTCTCACCATCCTGA
- a CDS encoding response regulator transcription factor: MPLTILIAEDQRLFRQSLRMLLEHESDIAVVGEAMDGRQAFDLAVAHKPDIVLMDVDMPRLDGITATRLIRSCVPDCRVLMLSVHDDDARIVAAVRAGACGYILKDADHQEFLRIIRATYQGTPVRSAYMPDGFAKKAMALASQQGGSDPGGLSLLTDREREILACAAAGRSNKEIADQLCVSLDTVKTHLHHTYQKLKVSGRVEAVLAYLGNS, translated from the coding sequence ATGCCTCTCACCATCCTGATCGCCGAGGATCAGCGCCTATTCCGGCAGAGTCTACGGATGTTGCTCGAGCATGAGTCGGACATTGCGGTGGTTGGGGAGGCGATGGACGGACGGCAGGCGTTCGACCTCGCCGTCGCACACAAGCCGGACATCGTGTTGATGGATGTCGACATGCCGCGGCTGGATGGGATTACCGCGACGCGTTTGATTCGCAGTTGTGTGCCGGACTGCCGCGTGTTGATGCTGTCAGTCCATGACGACGATGCCCGTATCGTCGCTGCTGTGCGGGCGGGCGCCTGCGGGTACATTTTGAAAGATGCCGATCATCAGGAGTTCCTGCGGATCATTCGCGCTACCTACCAGGGCACACCTGTGCGTTCGGCCTATATGCCGGATGGTTTTGCGAAAAAAGCCATGGCGTTGGCGAGCCAACAGGGCGGGTCCGATCCGGGGGGATTGTCCCTGTTGACTGATCGGGAGCGGGAAATTCTCGCCTGTGCCGCCGCCGGGCGCAGCAACAAAGAAATCGCCGATCAACTCTGCGTGTCCCTCGATACCGTGAAAACCCATCTCCATCACACGTATCAAAAGTTGAAGGTCAGCGGCCGGGTCGAGGCCGTGCTCGCCTACCTCGGCAACAGCTAA
- a CDS encoding DUF3365 domain-containing protein, which yields MRRRLPWMLVSLLAGGGVIAIPPTSGFEQSEHSSIPFHTVLELEQTARLLAVLLDSGRAVINDNQILLGESRGKGLTPDAFERQLMDMFRGRAGIDLHELDHTALAPRTKRLLHALVETSRQVIADVRRESNPQATGFTGFIPAAFGARVSARFTEQTGVRLKQTSLAPRNPANRPDAYERGALETFADSAYPRETVISEMAANSSSFRLMFPLYATRHCLDCHGEPKGVVDRMGYPREGLVLGQNAGAISVLLPVKP from the coding sequence ATGCGACGTCGTCTGCCGTGGATGTTGGTATCTCTGCTCGCCGGAGGGGGGGTGATCGCCATCCCGCCGACCTCAGGGTTCGAGCAGTCCGAACATTCCTCCATTCCGTTTCACACGGTGCTTGAACTCGAGCAGACCGCTCGTCTGCTCGCCGTGCTCCTCGACTCTGGCCGCGCCGTCATCAACGACAATCAGATCCTGTTGGGGGAATCACGGGGCAAAGGCCTCACACCGGACGCGTTCGAACGACAACTGATGGACATGTTCCGGGGCCGGGCCGGCATCGACTTGCATGAGCTGGATCACACGGCCCTGGCCCCACGCACCAAACGACTGCTCCACGCGTTGGTCGAGACCAGCAGGCAGGTGATTGCCGATGTTCGTCGGGAATCCAATCCTCAGGCCACCGGATTCACCGGCTTCATTCCCGCCGCGTTCGGCGCGCGGGTGTCGGCCCGATTCACCGAGCAAACCGGCGTGCGTCTGAAGCAAACCTCGCTGGCGCCACGGAACCCGGCCAATCGTCCGGACGCCTATGAACGGGGCGCGTTGGAAACGTTTGCCGATTCCGCCTACCCCCGGGAAACCGTCATCAGCGAGATGGCCGCCAACAGCTCGTCATTCCGGTTGATGTTTCCGTTGTACGCCACGAGACATTGTCTGGATTGTCATGGTGAACCCAAGGGGGTGGTCGACCGCATGGGCTATCCACGGGAAGGTCTCGTGCTCGGGCAAAATGCCGGGGCGATCAGTGTGTTATTGCCGGTCAAACCATGA
- a CDS encoding SUMF1/EgtB/PvdO family nonheme iron enzyme, producing the protein MKILLALLALLLGTVECGETNERLLLPVEKPAGSGVIVHHDGYVLTAHHVIANAKRITIVTPGEFRAPAILVSVDAEHDLALLKVETVGLSEAPLGYAGAVKLDQEVIAVGFQFGLRETTITRGHVAAVRTRGVQRVFQVDAAVNPGNSGGAVFNRQGEVVGILTTKFTHPSGIVPEGMAFAVPISYATPLLANIPDFDFSAIGKIRKEPKKGKGGMDPVLEMARTSVRIETVRMSETPAAPSRPATTPPVVETLRGGQPAVTWAPAPLVRPNEATPSTGEDVIDQVNSQLEADQQEAMKRLLEQGLTPPAGMVLIPAGEFLMGMEDGLPDARPVHRLYLSSYWIDQQGVTNGQYRACVDGGSCLPPKVRAAFDDAHLERRPVTDVTWMQARNYCQWGGKRLPTEAEWEKAARGTDGRRYPWGNSDEVIQKSRGILTDGKVSTNGAEPMGMSLASRSPYGVSGMIGLVSEWVKDWYAEDFYRNSPARDPQGPLRGTFRVLRGGSWMERPLELRAGYRGWDEMTYWGPTLGFRCANDAP; encoded by the coding sequence ATGAAAATCCTTCTGGCTCTTCTCGCCCTCCTGCTGGGCACTGTCGAGTGTGGAGAGACCAATGAGCGTCTGCTGTTACCGGTTGAGAAACCGGCGGGCAGCGGCGTCATCGTTCATCATGATGGATATGTGCTCACGGCGCATCATGTGATCGCGAACGCCAAGCGGATCACGATTGTCACGCCGGGAGAGTTTCGCGCGCCCGCGATCCTCGTCAGTGTGGACGCGGAACATGACCTGGCGCTCTTGAAGGTGGAAACAGTCGGACTCTCCGAGGCGCCGCTCGGGTATGCCGGCGCGGTGAAATTGGATCAAGAGGTGATTGCCGTCGGGTTTCAGTTCGGGTTACGCGAAACCACGATTACCAGGGGGCACGTGGCCGCTGTGCGAACCAGAGGCGTGCAGCGGGTGTTTCAAGTCGACGCGGCGGTGAATCCGGGCAACAGCGGCGGGGCGGTATTCAATCGGCAGGGTGAAGTCGTCGGCATTCTCACGACGAAATTTACGCATCCCTCCGGCATTGTGCCGGAAGGAATGGCGTTTGCCGTGCCGATTAGTTATGCCACGCCCTTGCTGGCGAACATTCCAGATTTTGATTTTTCCGCGATCGGCAAAATCAGAAAAGAGCCCAAGAAAGGAAAGGGCGGCATGGATCCGGTGCTGGAAATGGCGCGGACCTCGGTACGGATCGAAACCGTCCGTATGTCTGAAACGCCGGCTGCCCCGAGTCGTCCTGCCACGACCCCTCCGGTTGTGGAGACTTTGCGAGGCGGGCAGCCGGCGGTGACCTGGGCGCCGGCGCCGCTGGTCCGTCCGAACGAGGCCACCCCGTCGACCGGTGAGGATGTCATCGATCAGGTCAATAGTCAGCTGGAGGCGGATCAGCAGGAGGCCATGAAACGGCTGCTAGAGCAAGGTCTGACACCTCCTGCCGGGATGGTGCTGATTCCTGCTGGAGAATTTCTCATGGGGATGGAAGATGGGCTGCCCGATGCGCGCCCGGTGCATCGCCTCTATCTCAGTTCCTACTGGATTGACCAACAGGGGGTGACGAACGGGCAGTATCGAGCCTGTGTGGACGGAGGGAGCTGCCTTCCGCCGAAAGTGCGAGCGGCCTTCGATGATGCCCATCTCGAACGGCGTCCTGTAACCGACGTCACCTGGATGCAGGCCAGAAACTACTGCCAGTGGGGCGGGAAACGATTACCGACGGAAGCGGAATGGGAAAAGGCCGCGCGCGGAACAGATGGGCGGCGGTATCCCTGGGGCAACAGCGACGAGGTGATCCAGAAAAGCCGAGGGATACTGACAGATGGAAAGGTCTCTACGAATGGTGCCGAGCCGATGGGCATGTCGCTGGCGTCTCGGTCGCCCTATGGCGTGTCCGGCATGATCGGTCTGGTTTCGGAGTGGGTAAAGGATTGGTATGCGGAGGATTTTTACCGCAACTCGCCCGCACGTGACCCGCAAGGGCCTCTCCGAGGGACCTTTCGAGTCTTGCGAGGCGGCAGTTGGATGGAACGGCCTCTCGAACTGCGGGCCGGCTATCGAGGCTGGGATGAGATGACCTATTGGGGCCCGACGTTGGGGTTTCGCTGTGCAAATGATGCGCCGTAA
- a CDS encoding adenylate/guanylate cyclase domain-containing protein: protein MTSSPRTTKILSALAVGLAVFSLVAGLRMTRWFEVVELKALDHLVRQYADPAKADATLLLLAIDESSLEAFGRWPWPRDRFGYVVRYLKQAGARAVVFDIMFFEPDDNAEEFDQSFADDMRAADNVFLPMLFQAEPLPIPPDLQSRATLKLDQPESDGLAERQAGVKPPIPVLAQQARGLGVINLSADADGPTRRIPLLGQVNGQFVPHLSVAVARYLLGADGISVKDGWVRIGSTSVPLDNEGRLLIRWHGSLEQTYHAGKYSIGRVLQAFAQQQKGERPALDATIFKDKIVFIAGTAAGLYDLRVTPFSSATPGVLIHMAALDNLLHGHGLQAAPSWFSLAVLLLLCLASAGTFMLFRSYPVKFGVTLGLAVAYYGLVVHAFEGHARWLELVFPEVALALTFGTAATVEYVTEGKQRRLMRAAFDKYMSSEVVEEIMRNPEAIKLGGEKKEISILFSDIAGFTTISEKMPPEDLVALLNRYLSAMTTIIKTTHRGNVNKYLGDGIMAIFGAPLDDPKHASLACYAALDCQAELARLRRIWVQEGLPEIGARIGINSGPCIVGNMGSEERMEYTVTGDSVNLASRLEGASKYYDTLILIGQRTAELAKNDVEVREIDLLRVKGKKEPVVVFELLGRNGQVAEAKQRVVDRYLEGLAAYKQRDFATACARFSEAVALDPADGPSRVYLERSTNYRQTPPSADWDGVYEMTSK from the coding sequence ATGACGTCTTCTCCGCGGACAACGAAAATCCTCTCCGCACTCGCGGTCGGCCTCGCGGTGTTCAGTCTCGTGGCGGGACTGCGGATGACCCGCTGGTTCGAGGTGGTGGAACTCAAGGCGCTGGACCATCTCGTCCGTCAGTACGCTGATCCAGCCAAGGCGGACGCTACCCTTCTTCTGCTCGCCATCGATGAGTCGAGCCTGGAGGCCTTCGGCCGCTGGCCATGGCCGCGGGATCGCTTCGGGTATGTGGTGCGGTATCTCAAGCAGGCGGGTGCCCGTGCCGTTGTGTTCGACATCATGTTTTTTGAGCCGGATGACAATGCCGAGGAGTTTGATCAGTCATTTGCGGACGACATGCGGGCGGCAGACAATGTGTTCCTTCCGATGTTGTTCCAGGCCGAGCCTCTTCCGATTCCGCCTGACCTGCAATCCCGCGCGACCCTGAAGCTTGACCAGCCTGAATCGGATGGGCTTGCAGAACGTCAGGCCGGAGTGAAGCCGCCAATTCCGGTGTTGGCCCAACAGGCGCGTGGCCTCGGGGTCATCAATCTCTCTGCCGATGCGGACGGCCCCACGAGGCGCATTCCGTTGCTCGGGCAGGTGAACGGGCAATTTGTGCCGCATCTTTCGGTGGCGGTGGCCCGCTACCTGCTCGGGGCGGACGGGATTTCTGTCAAGGACGGTTGGGTCCGGATCGGGAGCACCAGTGTGCCGCTCGACAACGAAGGCCGTCTCTTGATCCGGTGGCACGGATCGTTGGAGCAGACCTACCATGCCGGGAAATATTCGATCGGGAGGGTGTTGCAGGCGTTTGCGCAGCAGCAGAAAGGGGAGCGCCCGGCATTAGATGCCACGATCTTCAAAGACAAGATCGTGTTCATCGCCGGTACCGCCGCCGGGTTGTACGATCTTCGGGTCACCCCGTTTTCCTCCGCCACGCCGGGTGTGCTGATCCATATGGCGGCACTGGACAATCTGCTGCACGGTCACGGGCTGCAGGCTGCTCCTTCCTGGTTTTCTTTGGCCGTGCTCCTGTTGCTCTGCCTCGCCTCTGCCGGGACCTTCATGTTGTTCCGGTCCTATCCGGTGAAATTCGGTGTGACGCTGGGGCTGGCGGTGGCCTACTACGGCTTGGTGGTGCATGCGTTTGAGGGGCATGCGCGCTGGCTGGAACTGGTCTTCCCCGAGGTAGCCCTGGCATTGACATTCGGGACTGCAGCCACGGTCGAATACGTCACCGAGGGTAAGCAGCGCCGGCTCATGCGTGCCGCCTTCGACAAGTACATGTCGTCCGAGGTGGTCGAGGAGATCATGCGCAACCCCGAGGCGATCAAGTTGGGGGGAGAGAAAAAAGAAATCTCGATCCTGTTTTCTGATATCGCGGGCTTCACCACGATTTCTGAGAAGATGCCGCCTGAGGATCTCGTCGCTTTGCTCAATCGCTACCTGTCGGCGATGACGACGATCATTAAGACTACCCATCGCGGCAATGTGAACAAGTATTTGGGCGACGGAATCATGGCGATCTTCGGGGCACCGCTCGACGATCCGAAACATGCGTCGCTGGCCTGTTATGCTGCGCTCGATTGTCAGGCTGAGTTGGCCCGGCTTCGCCGGATCTGGGTGCAGGAGGGACTCCCGGAGATCGGCGCCAGAATCGGCATCAACTCCGGTCCCTGCATCGTGGGGAACATGGGGTCCGAGGAGCGCATGGAATATACGGTGACAGGCGATAGCGTGAATCTGGCGTCGCGTCTGGAGGGCGCGAGCAAATATTACGACACGTTGATCCTGATTGGACAACGGACCGCCGAACTGGCCAAGAACGACGTTGAAGTGCGCGAGATCGATCTGTTACGAGTGAAAGGGAAAAAAGAGCCAGTCGTCGTGTTCGAACTCCTGGGCCGGAACGGGCAGGTAGCCGAAGCGAAGCAACGGGTCGTCGATCGATACCTTGAGGGGCTGGCGGCCTACAAACAGCGGGACTTTGCGACGGCCTGTGCCCGATTCAGCGAAGCAGTCGCTTTGGATCCAGCGGATGGGCCGTCACGGGTGTACCTGGAACGGTCCACGAATTATCGGCAGACACCTCCATCCGCCGACTGGGACGGGGTGTACGAGATGACGTCAAAGTAA
- a CDS encoding SH3 domain-containing protein translates to MTQPGRCWRSLLVLFCVGLVSVGAEAWAETVYVQAKTAQLRSGKTSLDAVVGNVKYGDALEVVGRDGSWVEVKTAAGAKGWIFANKTSNAKPSGSNDTLARLGQSMRGGDASATTASAGARGLDKASEGYADRAGVSARDREAVDRMTAYQIADQEVEEFMREGGLGEYAK, encoded by the coding sequence GTGACACAACCGGGACGGTGCTGGAGAAGTCTGCTGGTCCTATTCTGCGTCGGTTTGGTGTCCGTAGGGGCAGAGGCGTGGGCTGAGACGGTCTATGTGCAAGCCAAGACGGCGCAACTCCGTTCAGGGAAAACGTCATTGGATGCGGTGGTCGGCAACGTCAAGTATGGTGACGCGCTGGAAGTGGTTGGCCGCGACGGGAGCTGGGTCGAAGTCAAGACGGCTGCCGGCGCCAAAGGATGGATTTTCGCCAATAAGACGTCGAACGCAAAACCTTCCGGCAGCAACGATACCTTGGCCAGGCTCGGACAGAGTATGCGTGGCGGTGACGCTTCGGCGACCACGGCATCAGCCGGTGCCAGAGGACTGGACAAGGCGTCGGAAGGGTACGCGGATCGTGCCGGGGTGTCGGCGCGGGACCGCGAGGCGGTAGATCGCATGACGGCCTATCAAATCGCCGATCAGGAGGTCGAAGAATTTATGCGGGAAGGGGGGCTTGGCGAATATGCGAAATAA
- a CDS encoding M48 family metalloprotease, protein MRNNLVVATSLLALSLTVAGCAEVQRAGEDIARQSGNPRLAGAIHGVGNVVGSLFPIGYEEESSIGQAMALQVVARYGGIVDQPELVRYVNLVARTVANTSDRPDIPYRVAILEHDSINAFAAPAGYIFVTRGLLKQVRNEAELAAVLGHEIAHVSQKHILDIIQRSKRLAGVTEAGLSYATSNPAAFKNVIDGAVKKLLDEGLDQGKEMEADTIGEVFAARVGYDSEAYVGLLTRLRDLKGDDRALFKTHPNFSARIEAVQKTIQSKHLVATGVVLQERFARMTKRA, encoded by the coding sequence ATGCGAAATAATCTCGTCGTGGCGACAAGTCTACTCGCGTTGTCTTTGACTGTGGCCGGCTGTGCGGAGGTGCAACGTGCTGGTGAAGATATCGCGCGGCAATCCGGCAACCCGCGGCTGGCTGGTGCCATCCATGGTGTCGGCAATGTCGTCGGCAGTCTCTTTCCCATCGGCTATGAGGAAGAGTCGTCGATCGGCCAAGCGATGGCCCTGCAGGTGGTGGCCCGTTACGGTGGTATCGTTGACCAGCCGGAGCTGGTCCGGTATGTGAATCTTGTGGCCAGGACGGTGGCCAACACGTCTGACCGGCCTGACATTCCCTACCGTGTGGCGATCCTCGAACATGACTCGATCAACGCCTTCGCCGCGCCGGCCGGCTACATTTTTGTGACTCGCGGGCTGCTCAAACAGGTTCGGAACGAGGCGGAGTTGGCCGCCGTGTTGGGGCACGAGATTGCACATGTGAGCCAGAAGCATATCCTCGATATCATTCAGCGCAGCAAACGCCTCGCCGGTGTGACAGAGGCCGGCCTGTCCTATGCGACCAGCAATCCGGCCGCCTTCAAGAACGTCATCGACGGGGCCGTCAAGAAACTTCTCGATGAAGGTCTGGATCAGGGGAAGGAAATGGAAGCCGATACCATCGGCGAAGTCTTCGCCGCGCGAGTGGGGTACGATTCGGAGGCCTATGTCGGGTTGCTGACGCGCTTACGGGATCTCAAGGGCGACGACCGGGCCTTGTTTAAAACCCATCCAAACTTTTCAGCGCGGATCGAGGCCGTGCAGAAAACGATTCAGAGCAAACATCTTGTGGCCACCGGCGTCGTGTTGCAGGAGCGGTTTGCTCGCATGACCAAACGCGCCTAG
- a CDS encoding sigma-54-dependent Fis family transcriptional regulator → MQAPTLLIVEDEERMRRLFELVLKPAGYQLLLARSGDEALHVIQEHNSLDMIITDLQLGAVSGMQVLEAARQQLPDVPVLIVTGYGTVKSAVEAMQKGAYDYISKPVDNEELKIVIARALQVRQLARDNRTLRAGLQEQFGFDRIVSVSREMELVKRLAKEVAATDATVLITGESGTGKDLLARAIHLVSPRAHGPMVALNCAGIPEHLLESELFGYQKGAFTDAKKSKPGRFQIADRGTLFLDEIGELSLTAQAKLLRVLEQHVVEPLGGVRSIPVDIRVIAATNQELPDLIKAGRFRLDLYYRLNVYQLRMPPLRERPEDIEPILTQFLNQTRRERGSRIKGIAPDALSILKTYAWPGNVRELHNVVEWLTITCKQELVLPEHLPGSLNASPGHPSSTQDDSPSLLSLGLSVEEVEKAMLQEALQKSGGNVSEASRLLKMTRNTLRYRMAKHNLSQPQG, encoded by the coding sequence ATGCAGGCACCGACCCTCCTGATCGTCGAAGATGAAGAACGCATGCGGCGGCTCTTTGAGCTCGTGCTGAAGCCAGCCGGCTACCAATTGCTCCTGGCGCGTTCCGGCGATGAAGCGCTGCACGTGATCCAGGAACATAACTCCCTCGACATGATCATCACGGATCTGCAACTGGGCGCCGTGTCAGGCATGCAGGTGTTGGAGGCTGCCCGCCAACAGTTGCCCGACGTGCCTGTCCTCATCGTCACGGGATACGGAACCGTCAAGTCGGCCGTCGAAGCGATGCAAAAGGGCGCCTATGACTACATCTCCAAGCCCGTCGACAATGAAGAACTGAAGATCGTGATCGCGCGCGCGCTACAAGTGCGCCAGCTCGCCCGCGACAACCGCACGCTGCGCGCGGGCCTGCAAGAGCAGTTCGGGTTCGATCGCATTGTCAGCGTCTCCAGAGAAATGGAGCTCGTGAAACGGCTGGCGAAGGAAGTCGCGGCCACCGACGCCACCGTATTGATCACCGGGGAAAGCGGCACGGGCAAGGATCTGTTGGCCCGCGCGATTCACCTTGTCAGCCCCCGTGCTCACGGACCGATGGTGGCGCTGAATTGCGCCGGTATTCCCGAACATTTGCTCGAATCCGAATTGTTCGGCTATCAAAAGGGCGCCTTCACCGATGCCAAGAAATCCAAGCCAGGCCGCTTTCAGATCGCGGATCGAGGCACGTTGTTCCTGGATGAAATCGGCGAGCTCAGCCTCACGGCCCAGGCGAAACTGCTGCGGGTGCTGGAGCAGCATGTGGTAGAGCCGCTAGGCGGTGTCCGCAGTATTCCCGTCGATATCCGAGTGATCGCCGCCACCAACCAGGAGTTACCTGATCTCATCAAGGCCGGGCGGTTCCGTCTGGACCTGTATTATCGTTTGAATGTCTACCAGCTTCGCATGCCGCCCCTGCGGGAACGGCCCGAAGACATTGAGCCGATTCTCACCCAGTTCCTCAATCAGACCCGCCGCGAACGTGGCAGCCGCATCAAAGGGATCGCTCCCGATGCCCTCTCCATCCTGAAAACGTATGCCTGGCCGGGAAATGTCAGGGAACTTCACAACGTCGTAGAATGGCTGACCATCACCTGCAAGCAAGAGCTGGTCCTGCCCGAACACCTGCCGGGTTCCCTAAACGCCTCGCCAGGCCACCCTTCAAGCACCCAAGACGATTCTCCGTCGCTGCTCTCGTTGGGACTCTCAGTCGAGGAGGTGGAAAAAGCGATGCTCCAGGAGGCCCTGCAGAAAAGTGGCGGCAATGTGTCCGAAGCAAGCCGCCTATTGAAGATGACACGGAACACGCTGCGGTATCGCATGGCGAAACACAACCTCTCGCAGCCTCAAGGCTGA